Proteins from one Panicum virgatum strain AP13 chromosome 7K, P.virgatum_v5, whole genome shotgun sequence genomic window:
- the LOC120640985 gene encoding cellulose synthase-like protein H1 yields the protein MAGATNKLPLQERVPLARTAWRLADLAVLSLLLDLLARRAATLLAAGGGAAPACTWCWLAALACEAWFAVVWLLNLNAKWNPVRFDTHPERLLAQRVDELPAVDMFVTTADPKLEPPAVTADTVLSLLALDYPAGKLACYVSDDGCSPLTLFALREAAEFAELWVPFCRKHRVGVRAPFVYFSSSGGPGRGGGGAAGDDEFQRDWAAMKSEYEKLASRIENADEESLVRCGGGEFAEFVGADRRDHPTIIKVLRGNDGREGDDDDGTGVPSLVYISREKSPRHHHHFKAGAMNVLTRVSAVLTNAPVMLNVDCDMFANNPQAALHAMCLLLGFDDEVHSGFAQAPQKFHGALKDDPFGNQMEVIFQKIGFGIAGLQGMFYGGTGCFHRRKVIYGVPPEPTSDVRQPRMRGSPSYKELQKMFGSSKELIESARSIMSVEMFAAAPAVDLASRIDAAKEVSSCDYEAGTSWGQEVGWVYGSMTEDILTGQRIHAAGWRSALLNPDPPAFLGGAPTGGPASLTQYKRWATGLLEIIFSRNNPVLQCISKRLELRQCLGYLVIDVWPLRAPFELCYALLGPYCLLANQSFLPKASEPGFLIPLALFLTYNAYNLAEYMDCRLSARAWWNNHRMQRIVSSSAWLLAFLTVVLKTLGLSETVFDVTRKEQGQGAAPDGGADPGRFTFDSSPVFVPPTALTILAVVALAVGAWRAVAGAAAAGAGGPGAGEFVCCGWLVLCFWPFVRGLAGKGSYGIPWSVRIKAGLLVAAFVHFCCTRN from the exons atggccggcgccacGAACAAGCTGCCGCTGCAGGAGAGGGTCCCGCTCGCCCGCACGGCGTGGAGGCTGGCCGACCTCGCCGTGCTCTCCCTGCTCCTGgacctcctcgcccgccgcgccgccacactgctggcagcgggcggcggcgcggcgccggcgtgcaCGTGGTGCTggctcgccgcgctcgcctgCGAGGCGTGGTTCGCCGTCGTGTGGCTCCTCAACCTGAACGCCAAGTGGAACCCCGTCCGGTTCGACACCCACCCCGAGCGCCTCCTCGCCCAAAG GGTCGACGAGCTGCCGGCGGTGGACATGTTCGTGACGACGGCGGACCCGAAGCTGGAGCCGCCGGCGGTGACGGCGGACACGGTGCTGTCGCTGCTCGCGCTGGACTACCCGGCGGGCAAGCTGGCGTGCTACGTCTCCGACGACGGCTGCTCGCCGCTGACGCTCTTCGCGCTGCGCGAGGCCGCCGAGTTCGCCGAGCTCTGGGTGCCGTTCTGCAGGAAGCACCGCGTCGGCGTCCGGGCCCCCTTCGTCTActtctcctcctccggcggcccagggcgcggcggcggcggcgcggccggtgaTGACGAGTTCCAGCGCGACTGGGCAGCCATGAAG AGCGAGTACGAGAAGCTGGCCAGCCGGATCGAGAACGCCGACGAGGAATCTCTGgtccggtgcggcggcggcgagttcgcCGAGTTCGTGGGCGCCGACCGCAGGGACCATCCGACCATAATCAAGGTCCTGCGGGGCAACGACGGCAGGGaaggggacgacgacgacggcaccgGAGTCCCAAGCCTCGTGTACATCTCCCGggagaagagcccaaggcaccACCACCACTTCAAGGCCGGCGCCATGAACGTCCTG ACGAGGGTGTCCGCCGTGCTGACCAACGCGCCCGTCATGCTGAACGTGGACTGCGACATGTTCGCCAACAACCCGCAGGCCGCCCTCCACGCCATGTGCCTCCTCCTGGGCTTCGACGACGAGGTGCACAGCGGCTTCGCGCAGGCGCCGCAGAAGTTCCACGGCGCCCTCAAGGACGACCCCTTCGGCAACCAGATGGAGGTTATCTTTCAG AAGATTGGGTTCGGAATCGCTGGGCTTCAGGGCATGTTCTACGGCGGCACGGGCTGCTTTCACCGCAGGAAAGTCATCTACGGCGTGCCACCGGAGCCCACCTCGGACGTCCGGCAACCAAGGATGAGAG GCTCACCATCTTACAAGGAGCTGCAGAAGATGTTTGGCAGCTCGAAAGAACTGATCGAATCGGCGAGGAGCATCATGTCAGTAGAGATGTTCGCCGCAGCGCCAGCGGTCGATCTCGCGAGCCGCATCGACGCGGCGAAAGAAGTTTCCTCCTGCGACTACGAGGCCGGCACAAGCTGGGGCCAGGAG GTCGGCTGGGTCTACGGGTCGATGACGGAGGACATCCTGACGGGGCAGCGGATCCACGCCGCCGGCTGGAGGTCGGCGCTTCTGAACCCCGACCCGCCGGCGTTCCTCGGCGGCGCGCCGACCggggggccggccagcctcacGCAGTACAAGAGGTGGGCGACGGGCCTGCTGGAGATCATCTTCAGCCGGAACAACCCAGTCCTCCAGTGCATCTCCAAGCGTCTCGAGCTCCGGCAGTGCCTCGGGTACCTCGTCATCGACGTGTGGCCGCTCAGGGCTCCTTTCGAGCTGTGCTACGCCCTGCTGGGGCCTTACTGCCTCCTTGCAAACCAATCCTTCCTGCCAAAG GCGTCAGAGCCGGGTTTCCTCATCCCATTGGCCCTGTTCCTGACCTACAACGCCTACAACCTCGCCGAGTACATGGACTGCCGGCTCTCGGCGCGCGCCTGGTGGAACAACCACCGGATGCAGCGCATCGTCTCGTCCTCCGCCTGGCTGCTCGCCTTCCTCACCGTGGTGCTCAAGACCCTGGGCCTCTCCGAGACGGTGTTCGACGTCACCCGCAAGGAGCAGGGCCAGGGCGCCGcgcccgacggcggcgccgacccGGGGCGGTTCACCTTCGACTCGTCGCCGGTGTTCGTCCCGCCGACGGCGCTCACGATCCTGGCCGTCGTCGCGCTCGCCGTCGGGGCGTGGAGggcggtcgccggcgccgcggcggccggggccggcggccccggcgccggGGAGTTCGTGTGCTGCGGCTGGCTGGTGCTCTGCTTCTGGCCGTTCGTGAGGGGGCTCGCCGGCAAGGGGAGCTACGGGATCCCCTGGAGCGTCCGGATCAAGGCCGGTCTGCTCGTGGCCGCGTTCGTGCACTTCTGCTGCACGAGGAATTAA